Proteins from one Blattabacterium cuenoti genomic window:
- the rodA gene encoding rod shape-determining protein RodA yields MIKRNKILLRNIDWGIVTIYIFIIFFGYINLYSVSSEKADKQVVWILLSFFFIFFVFLFRPVHYKYFTPFFFLITLLLLIGVFFFGKNVNGSKSWYVFGPISFQPSELSKISTSLMIAYLMSQYNNKMLFYSCVIFILPATLIFFQPDPGSSIVFFSFLLTLYREGLSIYFILYFLFSIVLFVLSLNIPPWIIVLFLFIFFIFFLKKKRKNISFVDLFFYIFLFFIFSSISIFSSFLSQKFLKKHHRDRINILFQNEFDKKYRENVGYNLLYSKTAIGSGRFFGKGYQKGTVTKGKFVPEQHTDYIFCTVGEEWGFIGSIIFIAFYLFFISRIYFLSERQKDVFGRVFGYSVGNIILTHFVINLGMVMGIFPTIGIVLPFFSYGGSSLWSFTILLFIFVRMDASDQTNFI; encoded by the coding sequence TTGATAAAAAGAAATAAAATATTATTAAGAAACATAGACTGGGGAATAGTGACAATTTATATTTTCATAATTTTTTTTGGATATATAAATTTGTATTCAGTTTCTTCTGAAAAAGCAGACAAACAAGTAGTATGGATTTTATTAAGTTTTTTTTTCATATTTTTTGTTTTCTTATTTAGACCTGTTCACTATAAATATTTTACACCTTTTTTCTTTTTGATTACGTTACTTCTTTTGATTGGAGTATTTTTTTTTGGAAAGAATGTAAATGGATCAAAATCCTGGTATGTTTTTGGCCCTATTAGTTTTCAGCCTTCTGAATTATCTAAGATATCTACATCTTTAATGATAGCATATTTAATGAGTCAATATAATAATAAGATGTTATTTTATTCGTGTGTTATATTTATATTGCCGGCTACTTTAATTTTTTTTCAACCAGATCCAGGTTCTTCTATAGTTTTTTTCTCTTTTCTTTTAACTTTATATAGAGAAGGATTATCTATTTATTTCATACTTTATTTTTTATTTTCTATTGTTTTATTTGTTCTTTCCTTAAATATACCTCCGTGGATAATAGTTTTATTTTTATTTATATTTTTTATTTTTTTCTTGAAAAAAAAGAGAAAAAATATATCATTCGTTGATTTATTTTTTTACATATTTTTATTTTTTATTTTTTCTTCTATTTCTATTTTTTCTTCATTTCTCTCTCAAAAATTTTTGAAAAAACATCATAGGGATAGAATTAATATTCTATTTCAAAATGAATTTGACAAAAAATATAGAGAGAATGTAGGATATAACTTATTATACTCGAAAACAGCTATTGGTTCTGGAAGATTTTTTGGAAAAGGATATCAAAAAGGAACTGTTACAAAAGGTAAATTTGTTCCTGAACAACATACTGATTATATTTTTTGTACTGTAGGAGAAGAATGGGGGTTTATAGGAAGTATTATTTTTATTGCATTTTATTTATTCTTTATTAGTCGTATATATTTCTTGTCTGAAAGACAAAAAGATGTTTTTGGAAGAGTTTTTGGTTATTCAGTTGGAAATATTATTCTAACTCATTTTGTCATCAATTTAGGTATGGTAATGGGTATTTTCCCTACAATAGGAATTGTTTTACCTTTTTTCAGTTATGGAGGGTCTTCTCTTTGGTCTTTTACTATTTTATTATTTATATTTGTCAGAATGGATGCATCAGATCAGACTAACTTTATATAA
- the mrdA gene encoding penicillin-binding protein 2 → MKKLYKFYILLGFIGLVFTIRLFFIQIYTEKYILNAFNTSIKQEIIIPERGSIFDRNDNLLVFNQSIYELIVIPILIDEHFNIIEFCNLVGIEKKTFSKNLEKAKSFSKFLPSVFLPFISKEKFAFIQEKLYKYKGFDWTKRSLRDYKVESSANVFGYIGEVTQKNIQKESNYYQMGDFIGLSGVEKSYEKTLRGKKGVKYWLKDRIGCIIGNYNNKKNDVKAVSGSDISLTLDWNLQKYAEQLMYQKKGGIVAINPKNGEILSLVSSPINNPNLFVGINRSKELKKLMRNTIDNPLFDRTTQARYPPASPFKLLTELAALQMGVVDTKTTFICYKGFKYGKKRIQCHSGVHGYPIGVETAVAVSCNNYFAQVYKRVIEKYPKNLTKGVNEWSDIVKSFGFGNYLYNDLATGEKGIIPSGDYYNKKYGITKWNAITIISNSIGQGEINVTPMQLANMVCAIANKGFFYTPHIVKNINHRPICDPNYTKAKYTKVKSKYFDLIINGMEKVFIIGTGKNFRSYDIRMAGKTGTAQNFLKISNRKKTIALPDHSIFILFAPVEDPKIAISVVIENGGFGSRWAGPIATLIAEKYINNNVYRKNLEKKVMTSGLQKVYNTIAKMKRLNSFYRKNSFDKKK, encoded by the coding sequence TTGAAAAAATTATATAAATTTTATATTTTATTAGGTTTCATAGGTTTGGTTTTTACAATTAGATTATTTTTTATACAGATATATACGGAAAAGTATATTTTGAATGCTTTTAATACTTCCATTAAACAAGAAATAATTATTCCTGAGAGAGGTTCTATTTTCGATAGAAATGATAATTTATTGGTTTTTAATCAATCTATTTATGAATTAATAGTTATTCCTATTCTTATAGATGAACATTTTAATATTATAGAATTTTGTAATCTTGTTGGAATTGAAAAAAAAACTTTTTCTAAAAATTTAGAAAAAGCAAAATCTTTTTCTAAATTTTTACCATCTGTTTTTCTTCCTTTTATTTCAAAAGAGAAGTTTGCTTTCATCCAAGAAAAGCTATATAAATACAAAGGATTCGATTGGACAAAACGATCTCTTAGAGATTATAAAGTGGAAAGTTCTGCTAATGTTTTTGGATATATAGGAGAAGTTACTCAAAAGAATATTCAAAAAGAATCTAATTATTATCAAATGGGAGACTTTATAGGATTATCTGGAGTTGAAAAATCTTATGAAAAAACACTAAGGGGTAAAAAAGGTGTAAAATATTGGTTAAAAGATAGAATAGGATGTATAATAGGAAATTATAATAATAAAAAAAATGATGTAAAAGCAGTTAGTGGAAGTGATATTTCCTTAACTCTAGATTGGAATTTACAAAAATATGCAGAACAACTTATGTATCAGAAAAAAGGAGGAATTGTTGCTATAAATCCTAAAAATGGAGAAATTTTATCATTAGTATCTAGTCCTATTAACAATCCTAATTTATTTGTAGGAATAAATCGTTCTAAAGAATTAAAAAAATTGATGAGAAATACCATAGATAATCCTTTATTTGATAGGACAACACAAGCTCGTTATCCTCCGGCTTCTCCATTCAAATTACTAACGGAATTAGCTGCTCTTCAAATGGGAGTTGTGGATACGAAAACAACTTTTATATGTTATAAAGGATTTAAATATGGAAAGAAAAGAATTCAATGCCATTCTGGAGTTCATGGATACCCTATAGGAGTAGAAACGGCTGTTGCTGTTTCTTGCAATAATTATTTTGCACAGGTTTATAAACGTGTTATTGAAAAATATCCTAAAAATTTAACAAAAGGAGTTAATGAATGGAGTGATATTGTAAAAAGTTTTGGATTCGGAAATTATTTATACAATGATTTGGCTACAGGAGAAAAAGGGATTATTCCTTCAGGCGATTATTATAATAAAAAATATGGAATTACAAAATGGAATGCCATTACTATTATTTCCAATAGTATAGGACAAGGAGAAATCAATGTAACTCCTATGCAGTTAGCAAATATGGTTTGTGCCATAGCAAATAAAGGTTTTTTTTATACACCACATATTGTAAAAAATATAAATCATCGTCCTATATGTGATCCAAACTATACTAAGGCTAAATATACTAAAGTAAAAAGTAAATATTTTGATTTAATTATTAATGGAATGGAAAAAGTTTTTATAATTGGGACAGGAAAGAATTTTAGATCATATGATATTAGAATGGCAGGAAAAACAGGAACAGCTCAAAATTTTCTTAAAATTAGTAATCGTAAAAAAACAATTGCTTTACCTGATCATTCTATTTTTATATTATTTGCTCCTGTGGAGGATCCTAAAATTGCTATTTCCGTTGTTATAGAAAATGGAGGGTTTGGATCTCGTTGGGCAGGTCCTATTGCTACTCTTATCGCAGAAAAGTATATAAATAATAATGTATATAGAAAAAATTTGGAAAAAAAAGTTATGACTTCAGGATTGCAAAAAGTGTATAATACTATAGCAAAAATGAAAAGATTAAATAGTTTTTATAGAAAAAATTCTTTTGATAAAAAGAAATAA
- the mreC gene encoding rod shape-determining protein MreC, protein MREFFNFILKWRFFIFFFLLECFAIFLSFSNSKLHQYIYTGSSNFMIGNIYETIYKLRNYFLLEIENKRLLNENRKLRNEHIFSKIEKISEDFKKENIDYLQQYTFTPVKIINNSIHEQENYITINKGNIDGIKPDMGIILSDGIAGIIIKTSSHFSIAISLLNPKIKVNARLKKNRYFGTLSWDGLDHEYVILYDIPRHSEINKGDIVETDGKSSTFPEGIEIGKVDSYRLDEEHANYIIKVKLMANFSTIENAYVVKNLFKKEWNNIQFYKVENK, encoded by the coding sequence ATGCGTGAATTTTTTAATTTTATTTTGAAATGGCGTTTTTTTATTTTCTTTTTTTTACTAGAATGTTTTGCTATCTTTCTTTCTTTTTCAAATTCAAAACTTCATCAATATATTTATACTGGATCATCCAATTTTATGATTGGAAATATTTATGAAACTATTTATAAATTACGAAATTATTTTTTATTAGAAATTGAAAATAAAAGATTATTAAACGAAAATAGAAAATTGAGGAACGAACACATATTTTCTAAAATAGAAAAAATATCTGAAGATTTTAAAAAAGAAAATATTGATTATTTACAACAGTATACTTTTACTCCTGTGAAAATTATAAATAATAGTATTCATGAACAGGAAAATTATATAACTATAAATAAAGGAAATATTGATGGAATCAAACCTGATATGGGCATTATATTATCTGATGGAATTGCAGGAATTATTATAAAAACATCTTCACATTTTAGTATTGCTATTTCTCTTTTAAATCCAAAAATTAAAGTAAATGCTAGATTGAAAAAAAATAGATATTTTGGAACTTTAAGTTGGGATGGATTAGATCATGAATATGTTATTTTATATGATATTCCTAGACATTCCGAAATAAATAAAGGAGATATAGTAGAAACAGATGGAAAATCATCTACCTTTCCTGAAGGAATAGAAATTGGAAAGGTGGATTCTTATAGATTAGACGAAGAACATGCTAATTATATTATAAAGGTAAAATTGATGGCTAATTTTTCTACTATAGAAAATGCCTATGTTGTAAAAAATTTATTTAAAAAAGAGTGGAATAATATTCAATTTTATAAAGTTGAAAATAAATAA